CCCGGCGAGGCCAGCGAGAGGTCGGGATCCGCGGAGATGCCTTCGGCTTCGTCGGCGGTGGGGAGGCTGCAGGCGGCCGCGCAGGACGCCGCCAActcatcctcctcctcgcgcTCCGCCTCGGCCGCCTTCTCCGACCAGCTCCTCCTGCCCAGGGAGGCAGGGTACGTCCGACCTCcctgcccccctcctcctctgaTTCGATCGATGCGCCCTGTTTTCGCTCGCTCGCCAGGTAGATTGCTTCGATTTGGGGGCGGATTTCGCGGTATGCTGCCTGTAGTTTGGGTGTATCAAGCGTATTATACTGTACACACTGTAATAGTGGCTGACGCACATGTAGGAAATCCCTTGCAACACCTGCACCGCATGTTTTCTCTGTGGCTATCATCAGAGCTGAAAGCTTGACTAAACGAGCCAAAGGGATTTGGTCTGTAAGAAAGCTTCAGTTATGTCATTCTGTGTATGGTAGGACAGCCAATTATTCGACTTCTGTTTACTTATGTCAGTATTTTGGGTGTCTGTCACATCTCTTGTTCCATATGGTGCTATATGGCTTTCTGTACCTTAACCGATGCCAAACCGTAAACCTGAGAACAAGAATTAGCCTGGGGAACATACCCTGTATGTTGTACATGTATTTATGGAACTTCTAAACAGCAGATATTTGGTTGCCAATGTACATGCTTAGCCACGTTGATTTAGGAGATTGCAACTCTGCCTCACTATGCAGCTGTCTGCTATATGATTATTGCTGAATTTCCATATCCCACTTCTACAAGTGTACCCTCTGACTTCTCCTGTGCCTCCTCCTTAAGCAATCCCCAGGCCTCTGCCTCACCCTCTCATGCCCATCCTCTGCTTTGTGCCGTGCTGCCACTGTGCACCCTATGGTGCCGCGCCAACTGAGGTTGCCACCCTTGAGCAGTGGCTGCGGGGGGTTGAAGTACACTGATCCCTATGTTAAATTAGCCCCCTAATCTGAAGAAACCTGACCCAGTCGAATTTTTTGATCCTAATTGAAATTTTGATATATGGCTCCAGTTTATTTATTTTTGGTCATTAGTTGATTGAAAGCCTGCTTGTCTTGATACTTGTAGGTGAAAGGTTTGTCCCCTCTTACTTGAAATTGAAAGTATTGATTTGCACTAGTCCAAAGTTCTATCAGAACCTCCCAGTTTAGAGGTTAAAGACTGGAAAAGTCAGTTGCAAGTTCAAACATCCAGTAGATAGCATGCTTTGAAATTTTGTGGCATGCAATTGAATGCTGGGGATGGAACAAAGACAATGTGGAGGGTTGGGGTCTGCATCTGCCAACCAAAGCTGCAGTCATCTACCAAATAGACTCTGTGCCTATATAGTGAAATCTGTATGGCACATGCATGTTTTCCACATTTGGCATCTACTCTCTAGTCTTCTTTTCTAGATTTAGGCTGCAGCCGTAACATTTTTTGGTGTTTTGAACGTGCACATGTTGTACTGTAAATCTGTAATCCCTGACTCAAGTTATGATCCTTGCAAGTATATATGCAACTGATGTACGATCCTTTGGTATTGCAGACGGATGGTGTCTCTGTCAGCTTGCGCGAAGTTCGGCGCCGTCAGCTTTGTGGTTGGCGTTGTGGTTGGCTTCACCCTGAAGAAAAGGCTGCGCCGGTGGGCTGCCAAGCTGCTCAAGAGAATTAAGGACGATGAGTAACTAGCTAGTGCAGTTAATCTTGAAATTTTGTTGGCAAGTGTGCTCTAGTTACTCTGGAGTAGCCCCGAGTTGAACCTCATTGACTGCTTGGATTAACTGATGGATACGATATAGTCGTCTGTAAGCTGTATCCTAAATCTCTTTGGGATCCATAGTTCTGTACTGGCAATTGTGGCATGAGAAGATTCTGCTTTGTTTCTCTCGCTGATCGTAAGTGTATGGTGCCCCTGTGCGGTCCTCCTGAGAGTTCATGGCTGGCTGTTGAAAATGATGAGCTAATGTTGCTTGGTTAAATATCCTGACACATGAATTAACAATTGAAGCAGAGGAGGGGGCTGTAGCAGCCAGTGTTTATTGGGTATCTTATTTATTTCAAACCAAATGCTTTGCTGTTGCTTGGCTTTCCAGTATGTATATGCTGCTACTGGCTCAGGCAAGGCATCAGGTTCAATCAACAAGAAAGAAAGGTGAGCCACCTTGAGTGCTTTTGCTTTTGCTGCAATGGTTTGAAGGAAGGGATCGTTAGTTAGCCCTACGTCCAAGTAAACAAAGATGAGCATCTCCATCTCTTTTCTCTTCTAGCCAGCACCAAAGCCTTCTTCATCATCAGCCTTATGCGGCTAATGCTTGCTTCAAACCAAAGAAATTCCTTGCCGAGTTTGCCTCATTCACCAATCAAACCAAAGAAATTCCCTGCCGAGTTTGCCTCATTCACCAATTTCCTGAATATTTTGTTCTGCTCTGTTCTTACTCCTCTTCGCACCCAGAGGCTTGTCTTGGTCCGCTTTCGTTCTTCGTTTGATCCTGTGGAGTTACCGGCCTGTATCCAGGTATATATTTGATCTCATTGTTCGCACTTCTGGGTCTATAGCAATGGGCCTTACTTGACAATCTTGTATTATCTAGATATTGCAGGTATAGCAGCAACAACGTTTTCCCTGGTGATTGGCCAATAATCTTCTATTATCTATCTTGATTCTAGCTTGCCTTGTGTGATCTTAAAAGTAGCGAGATGGACTGATCATCATATATAGCAAACTGCTTCTTCCAGATGCATGATGATCACTATATATGGATTCTTATTATTGACGGTTTTTCCTTGTTGGAAAAGTAGTTTGTGAGGTAATGACTTGCAATCGACTTGACTTTCATTACTAAAATCGTATAAATTAGTTTACATACAGCTAGTCGCGGAGAAGATAGATCAGAAAAAGGAAATTTTGGCTGGATGATCAATCTATCTGTTGTAACAGATAGATATATAACTCGATGCAACATTTTTTGTAATTCGATCGCTATATAGACTGCTATGCAGCTGCCATTGGATGGCGCCCTTGACTGGGCAGGACAAACCAATAAATATTTTTGCTTGCTAAAACACGTGTAAATttgcaaaaacaaaaaacaaattaaaatactCAGTGGCAGCTCTGGAATTTAGTCCTGGATACTTGGCGCTATTCAAGGTGCTGGACCTGTATGTAAATAGCAACAAGATAGTGATATCTTCTCGTGTATCTGTAGAGCCTTATCTCATTTTCGAAAGCATGCTAAGATACCTTATCGCTTCCAGTTTCTGCCATTCTTAGAATCAAGTCACTGTGGTGTTTTTGGTTGATCTCACTTGCCGAGTTTGTCTGATCCATGGCAGCCATACTTGAATCTTTGCTTGGATCATGTGCCAGTAAGTTGCAAAATATCATTACAGATGAGGCCATACTAATCCTTGGGGTGGAAGAAGAGCTCAGACAAGTCCTGCGACGAGTAGAACTGATACAATGTTGCATATATGATGCTGAGAAAAGGAGGACAAAAGAGTTAGCAGTAAACAATTGGCTTGGCCAACTGAGAGATGTTATATATGATGTTGATGAAATCCTAGATGTGGCTAGATGTAAAGGAAGCAAGCTACTTCCTGATGATCCTTCATCACCATCAAGCAGATCAGCTAGATGTGCAGGCCTTTCAGTTTCCTCTTGCTTTTGTAACATCTGGTCACGTCGTGATGTCGCTGTTCGGATTAGAAGCCTCAACAAAAAGATAGAGAACATTTCAAAGGACAAGATATTCTTAACATTCAACACTAGTATACAGCCTACAAGAAATAGTCCATCATCCAAACTGATAAGAAGCTCCAACCTTGTGGCCTGTGGgaaaggagatcatacattccaGCAGGAAGTTGGTGGAATTAGTTCTTGCGCACAAGGAATACAAGTCCTACAAGATTGGTATTGTTGGAACCGGAGGAGTTGGAAAGACAACACTAGCACAGAAAATATACAATGACCAAAAAATAAAAGGAAGCTTCAAGATACATGCATGGATTTGTGTTTCACGAGACTACAATGAAGTAACTCTTCTGAAAGAGGTTCTTCGGAATATTGGTGTGCATCATGAGCAAGGTGAAACCATAGCAGAGCTGCAGAGGAAGCTTGCAGAAACCATTGAAGGAAGGAGTTTCTTTTTGGTTCTGGATGATGTGTGGCATTCCAATGTGTGGACGGATTTACTAAGACCTGCGTTTCATGAAACAACTGCGGGAATAATATTGGTAACCACACGAGATGATCAAATTGCAATGAGAATAGGGATACAACATACCCATCAAGTTGATCTCATGTCAGCAGAGGTGGGGTGGGAGCTACTTTGGAAGAGCATGAACATTGACGAAGAGAAAGAAGTGCAGAATTTAAGAAACACAGGAATTGAGATTGTTCGTAAATGTGGTCACCTCCCTCTTGCAATCAAGGTTACCGCTAGTGCTTTGGCAAGCAGAGATCTAACGGAGAATGAGTGGAAAAAGTATTTGGGCAAATATGCTGGTTCCCAGAACATGCTCTTGGATGAAATAGAAGGAGCTTTGTATCTAAGCTATGATGAGTTAACACATCGTCTGAAGCAGTGTTTCCTTTATTGTGCTTTGTATGCTGAAGATTCTATCATTGAGCGTGAAGAAGTTACCAGGTTATGGATTGCTGAAGGATTCATCGAGGAGCAGCAAGGCCAACTACTAGAAGACATAGCAGAAGAGTACTACTACGAGCTAATACATCGGAATCTCCTCCAGCCAGATATTAACAGTTTTGACCAGGCTGAATGCAAAATGCATGACCTCTTGAGGCAGCTTGCTTTAAATATATCAAGAGAAGAATGTTTTGTTGGAGATGTTGAATTATTAAGGGGTGGAAATATGTCAAAACTTAGACGTGTTACTGCTGTCAGTAAGAAAGATATGTTAGTGTTACCTAGAGTGGATAAGGTGGATGTTAAGGTGAGGACTTTCCTAACTGTTAAGGGTCCATGGAGAATTGAGGATACATTGTTCAAGAAATCTCTGCTTCTTCGTGTTTTGGTACTGAATTACTCACTTGTACAAAGCACTCCAGAGTATATAGGAAAATTGATACATCTACGTCTACTTAATCTGGATTATACTGGCATATCTTGTCTTCCGGAATCCATTGGCTCCCTAAAGAACCTTCAAGTACTGAGCTTGAGATGGTGTGATGATCTGCACACTCTTCCTTTGGCAATGATCCTGTTGAGCAGCTTAAGATGTCTTGATCTTTGTGGCACCGAAATAAATGAGCTTCCAAAAGGGATAGGGAAACTGAAGTTCCTCACTTTTGTAGAAGATTATCCTGTTGGTGATGGAAGTGAGAATGCTGTTGTACAAGATGGATGGAAGTTGGAAGAGTTGTCTTCTTTGTCGCAGTTTTAAATTTGACTTTTGTACTGCTTTGTACATCTTTGAATAGGAAACACATTGTTTAAGTGAATAGCTTTTGAATAGATTGATTGTTTCGTGTTGTTATTTTGTAGCATATATAGGCAAGTTCTTTTCCcgtcaaataaaaataaaaataggcAAGTTCTTTCTCCTGCAAAATAAAATATAATAGGCAAGTTCTTTTGCATGACAAAAACACTATGGTGGTCAAAGAGAGATGAGAATTGGCACGTAACCGAGTTAATCTTGAGTTGAGATTTCGAGGACGTATTTTTCACCGGTTCAATTTTTGCGCAAAATAAAAATTGCTTTGAATTCTTGGTTCATGGCAAGTCCGATAGGCGTGGTGTTTATACATAAGCGCGAGGATATGTGTGtggctggaaatgagcccaaggaCGTCTCACACTCAGATTTACATGCTTACATAATAATTTACGTACCCCTAAAAAAAATTTACATTTCATAAATTCagtaaaaaaaaatcttatgGAAGGGAGAGTCTTCTGATTTCTTCATTGTAATACATAAATGCACCATTGCAGTTTTAGTTCTCCCTTGGTAGTTTTGAGCTTCATGCAATAAGGATATCAATTGTTAGTTCAGATTTGAAGGGTGTGCATATAGTACAAAAAATATATGCCTAATTGGTTCTGTCTTCCTTTTTGATAGATTACATGAATTATGGCAGCCAGCCTTTTTTGTTTGCTCTATCTTTTCCATTCACCTGGCGTTGGTATTTGGTCTTCATTTGTGTGTGCGGCAGATGATGGACATCCTAGGATGCTTTTTATGTAATGATAATAGTAAGTTTCAACAAATGAAAGCAAGCTTTAGTCCTGTTGAATGACTCCAACAATAATTTGGGTTAAACAGTAAGTGAATATTGTACCCTTTATTCTGCTTCAAACTTTTATTTACCTTCATTAAGCAAAATCCTTTTTGCAATTTGCATATTTTAACTTTAAGAATCTGATGCTTTCAGATTTGACTATGATGTACCTGTTGCATTCTTGGAAATATATTTTTTCCTGCAGGTTTGTGGAAAGATAATATTTCTAAGTATGCTCTTTTGTGTACTTGGTAATTATTTTTCCTTCTTGTGACATTTATCTATGGTCATCAAAAACTTACATGCACAATATATTGCCTCTATGTTATGTTAGCTAATAGGTGAAGAACACGTGTACCACTTGGGGATTTGGTCGGGGATGCTCGCTGATGCCTTTAGCATATTTTTTGGCAATTTAGTTTCTCGATCAACTGGGATATGTTTTGGGGGACTCATTGCATGTCTGTTTAGCGGCTACGATCTTTATTCTTCTACAACGCATGCATGGGTTGGGTGATGTTGAGTGTCAGGCGTTTTTTTTTTCTTGCAGGCACGGGTTGGTAATTGATGCTATTGACACGATGGTGTGGGCGTGGTGTTGCCTCGCGACTTCCTCATATCCGCTTGATTTGCTTCTAGAGAGATCGCGGGCCTTATATATGAGGATTTGGTTcctgctactccctccgtttgaaTTGTAGGCGTGCAGGGGTTTCCCAAGGGCGTCGAGACGAATTGTAGGCGTACAGGGGCTTCCCAAGGGTGTCAGACATGATGCGACGGCCCAAATACCTGGACTATTAACGATAACAACTACTATGCACTTGAGGTGGCAATAGAAAACACCTTACAatacagagaaggaacgaacaaaccaCTTGAAATAAGCGGGTAGATacctcaaaaaacaatcaacaattCAAAAAAAGGAATAAACAAAGCAATGGCAGTTTACCATGGCCCGTCAGTAGGTAACCACACAACAAAATAAATTTACAATGCAAACAAGAATTGTAGTAAAGATGTGCAACAACTTTTCTGACTTGATACCACTCTGCATGTACCCTCACTTCATATAGACACACTGTATCGACTAGCGCGGCGGCAGCGAGCTTTGCTAGTATTATTACGATGGAATAAATTGTCATCATTCTAGTCTAGCGCATGCAAAACAAATCAAGGGTAGAATGGATCAGACAAACAAAAATATAGTTTATGATTAGTATTGAGTAAATGGCACTGGCGGTCTAAGAACTTGCATCGCGGGTGCACTTAAGTCACACAAATTGCAAACCGGAAAAAACCGTCACTTAAGTCACACAAATTGCAATCAAGTCACAGACTGCAGCTGAACCGGTCGGGAGCCCGATTCTCTCTGATTTGAGGTCACGCGCGGCGCACATCTTAGTCCTAAAACTAATTAGATGCACCACCAGTATTCATCTATTGCGTGAAGGAGAAAACCCTAACTAAAATTGGGGGAGGGGGAAACTCACCATACGTCGGACCCCCATGCCATTCAGTGCGAAGAACCGGCAACTCCACCGTCGGATTGAACA
The Aegilops tauschii subsp. strangulata cultivar AL8/78 chromosome 3, Aet v6.0, whole genome shotgun sequence genome window above contains:
- the LOC109739326 gene encoding uncharacterized protein, with the translated sequence MPSASSAVGRLQAAAQDAANSSSSSRSASAAFSDQLLLPREAGRMVSLSACAKFGAVSFVVGVVVGFTLKKRLRRWAAKLLKRIKDDE